Proteins encoded in a region of the Zea mays cultivar B73 chromosome 2, Zm-B73-REFERENCE-NAM-5.0, whole genome shotgun sequence genome:
- the LOC103647624 gene encoding uncharacterized protein has protein sequence MTPIVASLSLAHLVVALLLMLLALLCVDASVHDYDGERFATDGNAFVLHGGTVVVRVSTAPLRVARSSALRRSRSKDARVGDRSRGGRQPHDHGHSGHLQGRRPRRRRGHRRLRRWRAGALLHMGHGEGGEARGLHRGGAVMYRARNDNTGWPRVLAASFLPGGLDAAFPVEGVVVARTGMYTLLFVHCDASLAGGQVATAGKTIWKNSRCYLPDRMASLVPFYGAKSLALAASWFAQCARF, from the exons ATGACGCCAATAGTGGCCTCGTTGAGCCTCGCCCACCTCGTGGTGGCCTTGTTGCTGATGTTGTTAGCCCTCCTTTGCGTCGACGCGTCGGTGCACGATTACGATGGCGAACGGTTCGCGACCGACGGCAACGCCTTCGTCCTCCACGGTGGTACCGTGGTAGTGAGGGTGTCTACGGCTCCGCTAAGGGTGGCGCGTTCATCCG CTTTGAGAAGGTCACGTTCAAAGGATGCCCGAGTCGGCGACCGCAGCCGAGGAGGACGGCAACCGCACGACCACGGTCACAGCGGTCATCTTCAAGGCCGGCGACCGCGACGCCGTCGGGGGCACAGACGTCTCCGTCGCTGGCGGGCGGGCGCTCTGCTGCACATGGGACATGGTGAGGGCGGTGAGGCTCGGGGCCTGCACAGAGGGGGGGCAGTGATGTATCGCGCGCGGAACGACAACACCGGCTGGCCTAGGGTGCTCGCGGCCTCCTTCCTCCCGGGCGGCCTCGACGCGGCTTTCCCGGTCGAGGGCGTCGTCGTGGCGCGCACCGGCATGTACACACTCCTGTTCGTCCACTGTGATGCGTCGCTCGCCGGCGGGCAGGTGGCCACGGCGGGCAAGACCATCTGGAAGAACAGCCGCTGCTACCTCCCGGACCGTATGGCGTCGCTCGTGCCCTTCTACGGCGCCAAGTCGCTGGCGTTGGCGGCGTCCTGGTTCGCGCAGTGCGCGCGGTTCTAG